A genomic segment from Candidatus Hydrogenedentota bacterium encodes:
- a CDS encoding SAM-dependent methyltransferase yields the protein MTPRVSVCLGAAVGLVSAAGIAYQIVLMRILSIAQWHHFAYMVISLAMLGFGASGALLALLRQSFAGRERLMLWWSALAFCAAVPASYAISQHVPFETFELATQRGQMLHLLTLYLVLSVPFFLVSTCITCAFLLASRSVGALYAWNMAGSGVGALVAVGLLYVAAPPDWPVLGSVTGMGMAAWILLGLDKPAALSRRPLAGCLLFIPAALMILAAHTPVRVSQYKGFSYVMDFPDAEVLARRFSPLSTVTAVRSVMIRETPGEITAYPMSELGPLPEQIGLFFDAGSVSPVNRFDGGLSAFAYLDYVTGAVAYRLVDAPDVFVLGPGGGTEVLAALYHGARHVTAVEVDPAALELVRSTFSDFAGGLYQRPDVTLVLGEGRGYLQSHDRQFDLIQAPLSGSFTAAASGVYALNESYLYTVEAFRLFLRRLTPEGVLAVTCWLKTPPRDSLKLFATAVEALRRDGIADPGKHLVMIRSLNSATLVVSRAPLSGEDVAAVRGFCQSRSFDPCYFPGVREDETNQYIQLSQGTVYYQATQALVSENPEDFYEHYLFYVRPATDMRPYFFRFFKWSTLPRLVKGMGVAWVPFVEWGYVALAATIVQAAVASAIFILAPLAVLGRSPAAKGFKRWVIVYFALLGIAYMFLEIVFVQRFMLFLAYPVYAVAVVLTSFLFFSGAGSYAAGRLAGNPARNVARAVLGIACVAGVYHVALHPVFEALAGFPDGVKIVLSVAGLAPMAFCMGIPFPLGLQAAANRSDALLPWAWGINGCASVMGATLATASSVHMGFPLVVLLALVCYGLAALAIRPLTRAG from the coding sequence ATGACGCCGCGTGTGTCTGTATGCCTCGGCGCGGCGGTGGGGCTTGTCAGCGCGGCGGGTATTGCGTACCAGATCGTGCTGATGCGCATTCTGTCCATTGCCCAGTGGCATCATTTCGCGTACATGGTTATCAGTCTCGCGATGCTGGGCTTCGGGGCGAGCGGCGCGCTGCTGGCGCTCTTGAGGCAATCGTTTGCGGGCAGGGAACGCCTCATGCTCTGGTGGTCGGCTCTGGCTTTTTGCGCGGCGGTGCCCGCCAGCTACGCCATCAGCCAGCACGTGCCATTTGAAACGTTCGAGTTGGCGACGCAACGCGGCCAGATGCTGCATCTTCTCACACTGTATCTTGTACTTTCCGTGCCGTTTTTTCTGGTGTCGACCTGTATCACGTGCGCTTTCCTGCTGGCGTCGCGCTCGGTGGGGGCGTTGTACGCGTGGAACATGGCGGGTTCGGGCGTGGGCGCGCTCGTGGCGGTGGGTCTGCTGTATGTTGCGGCGCCGCCGGACTGGCCGGTGCTCGGGTCCGTCACCGGGATGGGCATGGCCGCGTGGATTCTGTTGGGGCTGGACAAGCCTGCGGCCCTCTCCCGCAGACCGCTGGCAGGGTGCCTGCTGTTCATACCCGCCGCACTGATGATTCTTGCTGCGCACACGCCCGTCCGGGTCTCGCAATACAAGGGATTTTCCTACGTCATGGATTTCCCGGATGCGGAGGTGCTCGCGCGCCGGTTCAGCCCCCTCTCGACCGTCACGGCTGTCCGTTCGGTGATGATACGGGAGACGCCGGGCGAGATCACGGCCTACCCGATGAGCGAACTGGGGCCGCTGCCCGAGCAGATCGGGCTATTCTTTGACGCAGGGTCCGTATCGCCTGTCAACCGCTTCGATGGCGGCCTCAGTGCGTTTGCGTACCTCGATTACGTGACCGGCGCGGTGGCGTACCGGCTGGTGGATGCTCCCGACGTGTTTGTGCTTGGTCCCGGGGGCGGGACCGAGGTGTTGGCGGCCCTGTACCACGGGGCCCGGCATGTCACGGCCGTGGAGGTCGACCCGGCGGCGCTCGAACTGGTGCGTTCGACCTTTTCGGACTTCGCCGGGGGACTGTACCAGCGGCCGGACGTCACGCTTGTGCTGGGGGAGGGGCGGGGATATCTCCAGTCGCACGACCGGCAATTCGACCTTATTCAGGCGCCTTTGTCTGGCTCGTTCACGGCGGCTGCCTCGGGCGTGTATGCGCTGAATGAGAGCTACCTGTATACCGTCGAGGCCTTCCGCCTCTTTCTTCGCCGCCTCACGCCCGAGGGTGTTCTCGCGGTTACCTGCTGGCTGAAGACACCTCCGCGCGACTCCCTGAAACTCTTTGCCACCGCTGTCGAGGCGCTACGCCGCGACGGCATTGCGGACCCCGGGAAACACCTCGTGATGATTCGCTCGCTGAACAGCGCCACCCTGGTGGTGTCCAGAGCGCCTCTGTCCGGCGAAGATGTGGCTGCCGTACGCGGCTTCTGCCAGTCCCGGAGCTTCGATCCCTGCTACTTCCCGGGCGTCCGCGAGGACGAGACCAATCAGTACATCCAGCTTTCCCAGGGAACGGTTTACTACCAAGCGACACAGGCTCTTGTATCGGAGAATCCCGAGGATTTTTACGAGCATTATCTGTTTTATGTGAGACCGGCGACAGACATGCGGCCGTACTTCTTCCGGTTCTTCAAATGGTCAACGCTGCCGCGTCTTGTGAAAGGGATGGGCGTAGCGTGGGTGCCGTTCGTCGAATGGGGGTACGTGGCGCTTGCCGCCACAATTGTCCAGGCAGCCGTTGCCAGCGCAATATTCATCCTTGCCCCATTGGCCGTGCTGGGGAGAAGTCCGGCCGCGAAAGGCTTCAAGCGATGGGTCATTGTCTATTTTGCGCTGCTGGGGATAGCCTACATGTTTTTGGAAATCGTTTTTGTGCAGAGGTTTATGTTGTTTCTGGCATATCCGGTATATGCCGTGGCGGTGGTGCTGACATCCTTTCTGTTCTTTTCGGGAGCGGGCAGCTACGCCGCTGGCCGTCTAGCTGGGAACCCGGCGCGAAATGTGGCGCGTGCCGTTCTCGGGATAGCCTGCGTCGCGGGGGTGTATCACGTGGCGCTGCATCCGGTGTTCGAAGCGCTGGCAGGCTTTCCTGACGGCGTGAAGATTGTGTTGAGCGTTGCGGGGCTGGCCCCAATGGCGTTCTGCATGGGGATCCCGTTTCCCTTGGGGTTGCAGGCCGCCGCGAACCGGTCGGACGCCCTGTTGCCGTGGGCGTGGGGAATAAACGGCTGCGCATCGGTCATGGGGGCGACGCTGGCCACGGCGAGTTCAGTGCACATGGGATTCCCGCTTGTCGTGCTGCTGGCGCTCGTTTGCTACGGCCTGGCTGCTCTTGCTATTCGGCCACTGACTCGCGCGGGGTGA
- a CDS encoding protein-L-isoaspartate(D-aspartate) O-methyltransferase: MVEHDIARSGWAREGVKEATVLEAMRTVLRHEFVPESSRDEAYADHPLPIGHGQTISQPYIVAYMTEMLKLKPEHTVLEIGTGSGYQAAVLGEIAKKVYTIEIIEPLAARAAETLKKQGYENVEVKHGDGYFGWPEHAPFDAIIVTAAASHIPPPLVEQLKPGGCMAIPVGPPLQTQNLILVEKLADGAVRRRSVMPVRFVPLTRSEGTK; encoded by the coding sequence ATGGTTGAGCACGACATTGCCCGGTCGGGTTGGGCCCGTGAAGGCGTTAAAGAGGCCACGGTGCTCGAAGCGATGCGCACAGTGCTCCGGCACGAATTCGTTCCGGAATCAAGCCGCGACGAAGCCTATGCGGACCATCCCCTGCCTATTGGCCACGGGCAAACGATCTCGCAACCCTACATCGTGGCCTATATGACCGAGATGCTTAAGCTCAAGCCCGAGCACACGGTACTGGAAATCGGAACGGGCTCCGGCTACCAGGCAGCGGTGCTGGGGGAAATCGCCAAGAAAGTCTATACGATCGAGATAATCGAGCCGTTGGCGGCACGGGCAGCGGAAACGCTCAAGAAACAGGGCTACGAGAATGTTGAAGTAAAGCATGGCGACGGGTACTTCGGGTGGCCCGAGCATGCGCCTTTTGACGCGATCATCGTCACAGCGGCGGCCAGCCACATCCCGCCGCCGCTGGTTGAACAGCTTAAGCCCGGGGGGTGCATGGCCATTCCGGTGGGACCGCCGCTGCAAACGCAGAACCTGATTCTGGTAGAGAAGCTTGCGGACGGCGCGGTACGCCGCAGAAGCGTCATGCCCGTGCGGTTTGTGCCCCTGACGCGAAGCGAAGGGACGAAATGA